Proteins encoded within one genomic window of Jiangella mangrovi:
- a CDS encoding ferrochelatase, with protein sequence MSITDPYDALLVVSFGGPEGQDDVIPFLENVTRGKGIPRERLEEVGEHYRLFGGRSPINDQNRALIANLEHELAERRISLPVYWGNRNWDPYLADELARMRDDGVQRVAAFVTSAYDSYSGCRQYREDLWRAVQQVGPGAPRIDRLRHSFDNPGFVTANADGVVGALGDLPRDLADGARIVYVTHSIPDAMAETSGPTGGAYVAQHLAVASAVSAQVEERTGVSRQHDLVYCSRSGPPSMPWLEPDVNDHLASLAADGVEAVVLAPIGFLSDHMEVAYDLDTEALATAKELGIAAARAATAGTHPDFVDTVIDLLLERAAVERGESVTRASIGAPGPAHDVCPAGCCPNLRGDQPALCGVDSPPYPS encoded by the coding sequence GTGAGCATCACCGATCCGTACGACGCTCTCCTGGTCGTCTCCTTCGGCGGTCCGGAGGGGCAGGACGACGTCATCCCGTTCCTCGAGAACGTCACGCGCGGCAAGGGCATCCCGCGCGAGCGGCTGGAAGAGGTCGGCGAGCACTACCGCCTGTTCGGCGGGCGCAGCCCGATCAACGACCAGAACCGCGCGCTCATCGCGAACCTCGAGCACGAGCTGGCCGAGCGGCGCATCTCGCTCCCGGTCTACTGGGGCAACCGCAACTGGGACCCGTACCTCGCCGACGAGCTCGCCCGCATGCGCGACGACGGCGTCCAGCGCGTCGCTGCGTTCGTGACCAGCGCGTACGACTCCTACTCCGGCTGCCGGCAGTACCGCGAGGACCTCTGGCGCGCGGTGCAGCAGGTGGGGCCGGGCGCGCCGCGCATCGACCGGCTGCGGCACTCGTTCGACAACCCCGGGTTCGTCACCGCCAACGCCGACGGCGTCGTGGGCGCGCTGGGCGACCTCCCGCGCGACCTCGCAGACGGGGCGCGCATCGTCTACGTCACGCACTCCATCCCGGACGCCATGGCCGAGACCTCGGGGCCGACGGGCGGCGCCTACGTCGCGCAGCACCTGGCCGTCGCCTCGGCCGTGAGTGCGCAGGTCGAGGAGCGGACCGGGGTGTCGCGGCAGCACGACCTCGTCTACTGCTCACGCAGCGGCCCGCCGTCCATGCCGTGGCTGGAGCCCGACGTCAACGACCACCTGGCGTCCCTGGCCGCCGACGGGGTCGAGGCCGTCGTGCTGGCGCCCATCGGGTTCCTGTCCGACCACATGGAGGTCGCCTACGACCTCGACACCGAGGCCCTGGCGACGGCGAAGGAGCTCGGCATCGCGGCGGCCCGGGCGGCCACCGCCGGCACCCACCCGGACTTCGTCGACACCGTCATCGACCTCCTGCTCGAGCGGGCCGCCGTCGAGCGCGGCGAGTCGGTCACGCGGGCGAGCATCGGCGCGCCCGGCCCTGCGCACGACGTGTGCCCGGCCGGCTGCTGCCCGAACCTGCGCGGCGACCAGCCCGCCCTGTGCGGCGTCGACTCGCCTCCGTACCCGTCGTGA
- a CDS encoding inositol monophosphatase family protein, whose amino-acid sequence MTPAELLGLAEKTAREAGDLVRERREAVERMAVAGTKSTPTDVVTESDTAAEALIRSRLFAARPDDGFVGEEDGSVVGSSGVEWVVDPIDGTVNYLYGIPQYAVSIAASVDGVVVAGVVLNPASGELWTAVQGGGAFLDGRPVRVSSCTSLSLALVGTGFGYDAGRRARQASVLLEVVPRVRDIRRAGAAALDLCAVASGRLDAYYERGLNPWDLAAGGLIAAEAGAVVSGLRGAAAGGELALAATPGVAVELTSLLERLGADRD is encoded by the coding sequence GTGACGCCCGCCGAGCTGCTCGGCCTGGCCGAGAAGACCGCCCGCGAGGCCGGTGACCTCGTCCGCGAACGGCGTGAGGCCGTCGAGCGCATGGCCGTCGCCGGCACCAAGTCGACGCCCACCGACGTCGTGACGGAGTCCGACACCGCCGCCGAGGCGCTGATCCGCTCCCGGCTCTTCGCCGCCCGCCCGGACGACGGGTTCGTGGGCGAGGAGGACGGCTCGGTCGTGGGGTCCTCCGGGGTGGAGTGGGTGGTCGACCCGATCGACGGGACGGTCAACTACCTGTACGGCATCCCGCAGTACGCGGTGTCGATCGCGGCTTCCGTCGACGGCGTCGTGGTCGCCGGGGTGGTGCTGAACCCGGCGAGCGGCGAGCTCTGGACGGCGGTGCAGGGCGGCGGCGCCTTCCTCGACGGCCGGCCGGTCCGGGTGTCGTCGTGTACGTCACTGTCGTTGGCGCTGGTGGGGACCGGTTTCGGTTACGACGCCGGCCGGAGGGCGCGGCAGGCTTCGGTGCTGCTGGAGGTCGTGCCCCGGGTGCGCGACATCCGGCGGGCCGGGGCGGCGGCCCTGGACCTGTGCGCGGTCGCGTCCGGCCGGCTGGACGCGTACTACGAGCGAGGACTGAACCCCTGGGACCTCGCGGCCGGCGGTCTGATCGCCGCCGAGGCCGGGGCGGTGGTCAGTGGGCTGCGCGGCGCTGCCGCGGGCGGAGAGCTGGCGCTGGCCGCGACGCCCGGGGTCGCTGTTGAGCTGACGTCGTTGTTGGAGCGGCTGGGCGCTGATCGGGACTGA